Sequence from the Salmo trutta unplaced genomic scaffold, fSalTru1.1, whole genome shotgun sequence genome:
GGCCAGATCACACTATTACATCAGAgagcatacacacgcacgcacgcacacacacacacacacacacacacacacacacacacacacacacacacacacacacacacacacacacacacacacacacacacacacacacacacactattaaagAGGTCtagacaccagaccagaccataatATGGTATGTATTCCCTTTGTTTTGAACTGTACTAAACACACATAGAGGCCAGAGCTGTAGAGGATGGAGCTGTAGGGGATGGAGCTGTAGAGGATGGAGCTGTAGGGGATGGAGGTGTAGGGGATGGAGCTGTAGAGGATGGAGCTGTAGGGGATGGAGCTGTAGAGGATGGAGCTGTAGGGGATGGAGCTGTAGAGGATGGAGCTGTAGTGGATGGAGCTGTAGTGGATGGAGGTGTAGGGGATGGAGCTGTAGGGGATGGAGCTGTAGAGGATGGAGCTGTAGGGGATGGAGCTGTAGGGGATGGAGCTGTAGGGGATGAAGATGTAGAGGATGGAGCTGTAGAGGATGGAGCTGTAGTGGATGGAGCTGTAGAGGATGGAGCTGTAGGGGATGGAGCTGTAGAGGATGGAGCTGTAGTGGATGGAGCTGTAGTGGATGGAGCTGTAGAGGATGGAGCTGTAGAGGATGGAGCTGTAGGGGATGGAGCAGTAGAGGATGGAGCTGTAGAGGATGGAGCTGTAGGGGATGGAGGTGTAGGGGATGGAGTTGTAGAGGATGGAGCTGTAGGGGATGGAGCTGTAGAGAATGGAGCTGTAGGGGATGGAGCTGTAGGGGATGGAGCTGTAGGGGATGGAGCTGTAGAGGATGGAGCTGTAGGGGATGGAGCTGTAGGGGATGGAGCTGTAGAGGATGGAGCTGTAGGGGATGGAGCTGTAGAGGATGGAGCTGTAGTGGATGGAGCTGTAGTGGATGGAGCTGTAGAGGATGGAGCTGTAGAGGATGGAGCTGTAGGGGATGGAGCAGTAGAGGATGGAGCTGTAGAGGATGGAGCTGTAGGGGATGGAGGTGTAGGGGATGGAGTTGTAGAGGATGGAGCTGTAGGGGATGGAGCTGTAGAGAATGGAGCTGTAGGGGATGGAGCTGTAGGGGATGGAGCTGTAGGGGATGGAGCTGTAGAGGATGGAGCTGTAGGGGATGGAGCTGTAGGGGATGGAGCTGTAGAGGATGGAGGTGTAGAGGATGGAGCTGTAGGGGATGGAGCTGTAGGGGATGGAGCTGTAGTGGATGGAGCTGTAGAGGATGGAGCTGTAGAGGATGGAGCTGTAGGGGATGGAGCTGTAGAGGATGGAGCTGTAGAGGATGGAgctgtagtggatggatggagctGTAGTGGATGGAGCTGTAGGGGATGGAGCTGTAGAGGATGGAGCTGTAGTGGATGGAGCTGTAGAGGATGGAGCTGTAATGGATGGAGGTGTAGAGGATGGAGGTGTAGAGGATGGAGCTGTAGGGGATGGAGGTGTAGAGGATGGAGCTGTAGAGGATGGAGCTGTAGGGGATGGAGCTGTAGAGGATGGAGGTGTAGTGGATGGAGGTGTAGAGGATGGAGCTGTAGGGGATGGAGCTGTAGGGGATGGAGCTGTAGAGGATGGAGGTGTAGAGCCAGTAGATGGTAATTATAGCTACACATCAaagagggggcggcaggtagctcagcggttaagagcgttgggccagtaacctaaaggccgactaggtgaaaaatatgtctgTCTAAAGATTAGAGAATCAACAAAGTCTatagtcagtctgtctgtctgtctgtctgcctgtctgtctgtctgtctgtctgtctgtctgtctgtctgtctgtctgtctgtctgtctgtctgtctgtctgtctgtctggagggagggagggagggagggagggagggagggagggatggaaaccAGACTAAGGGGTAGAAGAAGAGTGGGTTGGATCGGGGGaggcggggtgtgtgtgtgtgtgtgtgtgtgtgtgtgtgtgtgtgtgtgtgtgtgtgtgtgtgtgtgtgtgtgtgtgtgtgtgttgagcaatGCACAGGCATTGTACTCGAACCAGTGTATGGTGGTAACGTAGCTTGTCAGAGACCATTAGTAGTGAttaaagcacaaacacacacacacacacacacacacacacacacacacacacacacacacacacacacacacacacacacacacacacacacacacacacacacacccttaactCCTGCATAACACAGGACCAGGACTCTCAGAGATCTTTAATAGGACTCTATTGGATTCTATAAGATTATTTTAGACTCTTTTGGAGTCTATTGGACTCTATTGGACTCAACtggactctactggactctactggactctactggactctattgGACTCTATTGGACTCAATTGGACTCTATTGGACTCTATTGGACTCTATTGGACTCTACTGGAACTCTAATGTACTCTATTGGACTCTATTGGACTCTATtggactctactggactctattgGACTCTATTGGACTCAATTGGACTCAATTGGACTCTATTGGACTCTATTGGACTCTACtggaactctactgtactctattggaCTCTATtggactctactggactctattgGACTCTATTGGACTCAATTGGACTCAATTGGACTCTATTGGACTCTATTGGACTCTACtggaactctactgtactctattggaCTCTATTGGACTCTATTGGACTCTATTGGACTCTATTGGACTCAATTGGACTCTATTGGACTCTATTGGACTCTACtggaactctactgtactctattggaCTCTATTGGACTCTATTGGACTCTATtggactctactggactctattgGACTCTATTGGACTCCATtggactctactggactctattggactctactggactctattgGACTCTATTGGACCCTATTGGCATCTGTTGTTCCAAGAATGACGTTCCATGTCTGACTCGTCAGCGCGCTGAACAACAGCGACCTCTTGTGATTTGTTTATGGAATGACATCGTCGTGGCATTCTGAGTGTCACTGTCGTCATGGATGGACAGGAAGTAGTGAGTGTCGAAAATAAAACTCTCTGGTCTGTAAATTCTGATGTCGAAACCCACGTTAATTTTATTAACCAGTGGAAACAAAGCGCCCGAGCATGGTGGTTGGATTTTTCCGGACATCCAGTTTCTTATGGCGATATACGAACGAGCGGGTTATTACGTATGAATACTTTTCTGAGTGAGTCCCTCCCTCATGCAACACCGCTTTCTGCCTTTCCTTTATTTAGTCTTTCTTGTTTTACTCAAATACTTGATCTGTATTAAGTTTAACATGTAATGTAATTCAGCTATGGGTTGAACCAAGAGGACAGTTCTACCCCAACAAAGCATTACTCAGCTATGGGCCTTTCCCAAATGTTGAATTGAATGAGTTATAGCCTAAAGCTATTGTTCGTCACATTTAATTTCCCTCAATCTCATTCCACTCTCCGCAGCGCATCCATGGCTTTTCAGAGCCTCTCGAAATGGGGCGAAACTTTTAGCTAATCAGCAAGAGGTTTATCGTTTCTGAATGTTGTCATAACTACACCAGGTGTGTCCCTCTCTATGTGCCTTCCATCAACCCCGAATGTTGTCATAACTACACCAGGTGTGTCCCTCTCTATGTGCCTTCCATCAACCCCGAATGTTGTCATAACTACACCAGGTGTGTCCCTCTCTATGTGCCTTCCATCAACCCCGAATGTTGTCATAACTACACCAGGTGTGTCCCTCTCTATGTGCCTTCCATCAACCCCGAATGTTGTCATAACTACACCAGGTGTGTCCCTCTATGTGCCTTCCATCAACCCCGAATGTTGTCATAACTACACCAGGTGTGTCCCTCTCTATGTGCCTTCCATCAACCCTGAATGTTGTCATAACTACACCAGGTGTGTCCCTCTCTATGTGCCTTCCATCAACCCCGAATGTTGTCATAACTACACCAGGTGTGTCCCTCTCTATGTGCCTTCCATCAACCCCGAATGTTGTCATAACTACACCAGGTGTGTCCCTCTCTATGTGCCTTCCATCAACCCCGAATGTTGTCATAACTACACCAGGTGTGTCCCTCTCTATGTGCCTTCCATCAACCCCGAATGTTGTCATAACTACACCAGGTGTGTCCCTCTCTATGTGCCTTCCATCAACCCTGAATGTTGTCATAACTACACCAGGTGTGTCCCTCTCTATGTGCCTTCCATCAACCCCGTTGACAGACAGCTGTTATACACTACACTTCCTTGTGCTGTCGTTTCCTTTCCTCGTTGTCACCTAGATATAAAAGAGTCTAACCAATAGTAGCATTGACCTTTGCCCTGTCCCAGGCTACTATAGGCTGTTGTTTTATAAATGGTAGGCCAAGGCATCAGAGGAGAgtgtagtggcttcctttcctcttcaCCATAGCCACTGCCCTAGCCTGAAGCGG
This genomic interval carries:
- the vhll gene encoding von Hippel-Lindau-like protein, producing the protein MDGQEVVSVENKTLWSVNSDVETHVNFINQWKQSARAWWLDFSGHPVSYGDIRTSGLLRMNTFLTHPWLFRASRNGAKLLANQQEVYRFLYSLQECCLMLIRNLVEEEDYDRLDIPESLKTDLRQQPDLLKELGIGVLT